One part of the Candida albicans SC5314 chromosome R, complete sequence genome encodes these proteins:
- the SOK1 gene encoding Sok1p (Protein kinase required for degradation of Nrg1p; mutants are sensitive to growth on hydrogen peroxide medium; induced by alpha pheromone in SpiderM medium; rat catheter and Spider biofilm induced) → MTSTNGQHSQQQQQQPGYNIATASSPASATAAAAAPTTNTSPTTAPGIVDSTSSHTTATSGATATVTSQTVIGSQPTSTTLTSDPSTAFHHHNQEFRQVCFNQSIVASSGLAAATATATNNTATATTNNTSSIKRNSPTSNDSSKRIRLDTTNNNANPILTSTKPPKFVRKYRSRSLPIISFNTSSAFYPHLRQKKHHHHHHNQQQQQQQHNHNQDQNQNIFNTNSTFASSHSSVNNTSFMSNTAASSSSNTIPSLPPINLQSLKEIDLHEILKNPQLRHDILFDPQLQFRPNLDGERGKRKKSIIDKYWLEVRKECQGFFNQKVKPEEIKIHRLPILFTTLRDILLSLLPTKDRQQVSEIMDIELLVQQLKHGSFDFVEMSQWLGDVFKSHCAPMRDQWVVEMIEKFVDAYNYNNVSYLVNGLRMIFQILEAMKLDVANHQIRILRPVLIETAVDFERDYFQTLINHSKINIHDSLNWFYKNFVKKFDSIQQQQQPSGGAIESPAKKLSTLHQDAINNTNLKPIIISSVIDLLSCRQMASEFPSTLAFDHTRLVLLRADARQLVCIQLCVVLYKQLVINAKVSTNLLSAKNIAKVQQEILAIVTDDNGNIKWTKNISAISLQLVKNLYPNESNINVSDPSIKSLVQFSHNWLMKHMQPNSQVYGLMEIKVFKELLAEISVLVENDDLISDNSNITINSNVTSTTTTANVTTNTSTSTTTSTTSNSNELKNIATRIATLVKFHWNVFGGYYIDYIKSQRSKLQQEQDNSTMLPTMMEDGDDSNDVSSKKKNDDNKANNTNPTSHRGGENNSNIDNTTSAPLSMLS, encoded by the coding sequence ATGACTTCAACAAATGGACAACattcacaacaacaacaacagcaaccaGGATACAATATTGCCACTGCTTCATCACCAGCTTCAGctactgctgctgctgccgCACCAACTACCAATACATCACCTACAACTGCTCCTGGTATAGTGGATTCAACATCGTCTCACACTACTGCTACTTCTGGTGCCACTGCAACCGTCACATCACAAACAGTTATTGGCTCACAGCCCACTTCAACGACGTTAACTTCAGACCCATCTACTGCATTCCATCATCACAATCAAGAATTCAGACAAGTGTGCTTCAACCAGTCTATAGTTGCTAGCAGTGGACTCGCTGCTGCGACAGCCACCGCCACCAACAATACAGCTACTGCCACTACTAACAACACTTCATCCATTAAACGCAACTCTCCAACATCTAATGATTCTTCCAAACGCATAAGACTAGatacaacaaacaacaatgcCAACCCTATTCTCACTTCCACTAAACCACCTAAATTTGTTCGCAAATATAGATCAAGATCATTACCAATCATTAGTTTCAATACCTCAAGTGCATTTTATCCTCATCTCAGACAAAAGAaacaccatcatcatcatcataaccaacaacaacagcagcagcaacatAATCACAACCAAGATCAAAACCagaatattttcaatactaATTCAACTTTTGCATCTTCACATTCATCAGTAAACAATACTTCATTCATGTCTAATACTGCTGCTAGTTCGAGTTCCAATACCATTCCATCCCTTCCGCCAATCAACCTTCAATCgttaaaagaaattgatttgcaCGAAATATTGAAGAACCCACAACTAAGACAcgatattttatttgatcCACAATTACAATTTAGACCTAATTTGGATGGTGAACGCGGCAAACGGAAGAAAtctattattgataaatattggTTAGAAGTGCGGAAAGAATGTCAAGGATTTTTCAACCAAAAAGTAAAACctgaagaaataaaaatccATCGGTTACCTATATTATTTACTACATTAAGAGATATTTTATTGTCGTTATTGCCAACTAAAGATCGTCAACAAGTGAGTGAAATTATggatattgaattattggtacaacaattgaaacatggatcatttgattttgtagAAATGAGTCAATGGTTAGGTGATGTTTTCAAACTGCATTGTGCACCAATGAGAGATCAATGGGTGGTGgaaatgattgaaaaatttgttgatgcTTATAATTACAATAATGTTTCATATTTGGTTAATGGATTGAGAAtgattttccaaattttggAAGCAATGAAATTAGATGTTGCCAATCATCAAATTCGAATTTTGCGTCcagttttaattgaaacTGCAGTAGATTTTGAAAGAGattattttcaaactttaatcaatcattcaaaaataaacatTCACGATTCATTAAATTGGTTTTATAAGAATTTTGTCAAGAAATTTGATAGtatccaacaacaacaacaaccatcTGGAGGTGCCATTGAAAGTCCTGCTAAGAAATTATCCACCTTACACCAAGATGCTATTAATAACAccaatttgaaaccaataataatatcatcagttattgatttattgagTTGTCGACAAATGGCTAGTGAATTTCCTTCAACATTAGCTTTCGATCATACGAGATTGGTATTATTGAGAGCTGATGCCCGTCAATTAGTTTGTATTCAATTATGTGTGGTATTGTATAAACAATTGGTGATTAATGCCAAAGTCTCaaccaatttattatctGCAAAAAATATTGCCAAAGttcaacaagaaattttagCAATTGTTACTGATGATAATGGGAATATCAAATGGACGAAAAATATATCGGCTATTTCATTACAATTGGTGAAGAATTTATATCctaatgaatcaaatattaatgTATCAGATCCATCAATCAAAAGCTTAGTACAATTTAGTCATAATTGGTTAATGAAACATATGCAACCAAATTCTCAAGTTTATGGCTTGATGGAAattaaagttttcaaagaattattaGCAGAGATTTCAGTACTTGTTGAAAATGACGATTTAATAAGTGACAACAGTAACATCACCATCAATAGTAATGTGACtagtactactactaccgCCAATGTAACTACAAACACTAGCACTAGTACTACCACTAGCACAACTTCAAATAGTAAtgaattgaagaatattgCTACAAGAATAGCTACATTGGTTAAGTTTCATTGGAATGTTTTTGGTGGTTATTACATTGATTATATCAAATCTCAACGATCAAAAttacaacaagaacaagacaATTCTACAATGTTACCAACCATGATGGAAGATGGTGATGACAGTAATGATGTTAGTtcgaagaagaaaaatgatgataataaagcCAATAATACTAATCCAACATCTCATCGTGGTGGtgaaaataattcaaaCATTGATAATACTACTTCAGCCCCATTAAGTATGTTATCATGA
- a CDS encoding uncharacterized protein (Ortholog of C. dubliniensis CD36 : Cd36_31420, C. parapsilosis CDC317 : CPAR2_205100, Debaryomyces hansenii CBS767 : DEHA2G10648g and Pichia stipitis Pignal : PICST_32997): protein MLGIISSILRWSISPVIFIYNLIHSIISHTIIIPLKIFFKISIYIPFLKIPVIIPLVYLLELHEIRSTDWILAQIELFSITTLHFLIVCIFLGGIVGTIAGINMSAISIVLSGEPIVSTPATTTTTTSIASGKPSMKTAGVDKSKLEQVWEKSLGTGFSNENEGLGIKKKLEEVIIPDILPNISKSRIQLKLKQQQQQHQQIQKLKEQQGITLRNPEFNDTQKLRNVTINEELGGGIDNDNNKINEIHDIDDIESTGIEVVGLEDDGYAYTGGLRNRNQYQYPSKQKITARASGHASLNSPQIVSATTGRKSKDVNDETSTDSKTVKFADELVQDQPTGTSSSKRKAASTVIFEEEQTEMEQRNLPRGVNILQESEEVSSTDEGALSNIPEETETETETETENETGTGTEEIEEHIFTQGESVTEDTSLY from the coding sequence ATGTTAGGaataatatcatcaattctAAGATGGTCAATATCACCAgtgatatttatttataatttgattcattcaataatttctcACACAATTATCATCccattaaaaatatttttcaaaatctcGATATACATaccatttttgaaaattccTGTTATTATTCCCTTGGTGTATCTTTTAGAATTACATGAGATAAGAAGTACTGATTGGATTTTAGcccaaattgaattattctCAATTACTACTTTAcattttttgattgtttgtatttttttgggtgGTATTGTTGGTACCATTGCGGGGATAAATATGAGTGccatttcaattgttctaTCGGGGGAACCAATTGTATCGACACCagctactactactaccaccaccagtaTTGCTTCGGGTAAGCCAAGTATGAAAACTGCAGGTGTTGATAAGAGTAAATTAGAACAAGTGTGGGAGAAATCACTTGGAACTGGATTTAGCAACGAAAATGAAGGATTGGGGATTAAGAAGAAACTTGAAGAAGTAATCATTCCTGATATATTACCCAATATATCCAAATCaagaattcaattgaaattaaagcagcaacagcagcaacaccaacaaatacaaaaattgaaagaacaACAAGGAATAACTCTTCGAAATCCAGAATTTAACGACACGCAAAAACTTAGGAATGTCACAATTAATGAAGAGCTTGGTGGTGGTATCGATAAtgataacaacaaaattaatgaaattcatGATATAGATGATATTGAAAGCACAGGGATTGAAGTTGTTGGCTTGGAAGATGACGGTTATGCATACACAGGAGGATTGAGAAATCgtaatcaatatcaatatccatcaaaacaaaagataACGGCCAGGGCATCTGGTCATGCATCATTAAATCTGCCACAGATAGTATCAGCAACCACAGGTAGGAAATCAAAAGACGTGAATGATGAAACGAGTACTGATTCCAAAACAGTAAAGTTTGCAGATGAGTTGGTACAAGATCAGCCAACTGGGACACTGCTGAGCAAGAGAAAGGCAGCATCAACAGTGatatttgaagaagaacaaacaGAGATGGAACAAAGAAACCTACCAAGAGGTGTCAATATTCTACAAGAAAGTGAGGAAGTCAGTAGTACTGATGAAGGAGCGTTATCGAATATACCAGAGGAGACAGAAACGGAAACGGAAACGGAAACCGAGAATGAAACAGGAACAGGAACAGAAGAAATCGAAGAGCATATATTTACTCAAGGTGAAAGTGTAACAGAAGATACTCTGTTGTATTGA
- a CDS encoding uncharacterized protein (Protein of unknown function; induced by alpha pheromone in SpiderM medium), translated as MTDNVENKDSMITAYTRISPDSSDSRFIKIVKFQHHVDKTPTSIPFPSPLPNNTSASNHINLKTSDDKKVQLGKKIMQRLYNVGVLSRDVIQKCRESSSTVFSSESSVVASSSSSTQNNSILPNSNNGSENGDDHSLLSSPTSPTSTSSGMSTSNSILSKTSETSSSPPGNGKKKRGRKRKLSSDDKQIQIDNYKIYNCKIKLNMSHNDEKFDVRLQFVYKTKPKVTTTHHHNHPKNNSKDSNYINSGNHARNGSQNHNGNGVSSRDANSSFSSNNNTSPNGLAKLLNPSPTTETSNLRNGKTNHSIAATGSIIPLEEEEAPNMYITYDELINYLRDKIFFKENKKNLRGIEVKINYLLHLCTFKCSINETEIDI; from the coding sequence ATGACAGACAATGTCGAGAATAAGGATTCAATGATTACGGCTTATACAAGGATTTCCCCTGATTCAAGTGATCTGCGctttattaaaattgttAAGTTTCAACATCATGTAGATAAGACACCAACATCAATTCCATTCCCTTCACCATTACCAAATAACACTTCTGCTAGCAACCACATCAATCTAAAAACATCTGATGATAAAAAAGTACAATTgggaaagaaaattatGCAACGATTGTATAATGTTGGGGTTTTATCTCGAGATGTGATCCAAAAATGTCGAGAGAGCTCATCTACAGTGTTCTCATCTGAATCTTCAGTAGTagcatcatcttcatcatcaacacaaaataattcaatactACCAAACTCAAATAATGGATCTGAAAATGGAGATGATCATTCACTTCTTTCATCACCAACATCCCCAACTTCGACATCGAGTGGTATGTCCacatcaaattcaatattatcGAAAACAAGTGAAACTTCAAGTTCACCGCCTGGAAATggcaaaaagaaaagaggAAGAAAACGCAAATTATCACTGGATGATAAACAGATACAGATTGACAATTATAAGATCTACAATtgtaaaattaaattgaacaTGTCTCATAACGATGAAAAGTTTGATGTTCGTTTACAGTTTGTGtataaaacaaaaccaaaagtGACCACTACTCATCACCATAACCACCCCAAAAACAACAGCAAAGACAGTAATTATATTAATAGTGGTAACCACGCCAGAAATGGATCTCAAAACCACAATGGAAACGGTGTCAGTTCCAGGGATGCCAACTCCAGTTTCAGtagtaacaacaacacatCTCCCAATGGACTTGCTAAATTACTTAACCCATCCCCAACAACAGAGACTTCAAATTTGAGAAATGGGAAAACAAATCACAGTATAGCTGCAACTGGATCAATAATACCACTTGAAGAAGAGGAGGCACCAAACATGTATATTACATATGACGAGttgattaattatttaCGAGACAAGATATTTTTCAAggaaaataagaaaaatctTCGTGGTATCGAAGTTAAAATAAACTATTTATTACATTTATGTACATTCAAATGTCTGATCAATGAAACTGAGATTGATATTTAA
- a CDS encoding uncharacterized protein (Has domain(s) with predicted carbohydrate binding, catalytic activity and role in carbohydrate metabolic process) gives MNFILTIIFLISNYLLVVESVAIKNLYSYLSLHKKDNAGDSSNDVFKNVDLFYGTDKNGHMFPGITQPFGMAKVGVDVNDPGFGDSYSGYAPNGVITGISMMHESGTGGAPQYGVVCQLPYTDETLAGDQELSLNRTKKDSATIGQYFVNTPNIDIEFTSGERSGLFKYNFHSGDKANVLVNASHHLSAPKRPQWTQHFVKGSIKTKNNNGYIGQTTIKGGWGDQSDWTIYFCGEFNADFTQVTSFANGEISYNSNQANSSKGDDSMGLSFQFNKQDLKNNELISRVGISFISTDKACANIEDKNFDFDSMVQQNQQQWKNEVFQKFEIQHDNQTVVDQFYTNLYGIHLLPSNRTGENPNWDNQDNIVYYDDFFTIWDTFRTLNPLINIINPTRGAEIVQSLANTYKNDGYAPDARSANQNGRVQGGTNSDIVIADAYVKNVANNVDWKLAYASMVKNAEVAPPYWYDSYSPTDSSKQGRGALPDWLKYGYITRNYTRSVSRTVEYAYDDYAVSVLAKDFGSSDDHDKYLKRSANWQNIWNFDASTNHYHYTGFLQPKNADGSFNYTSYDPLNCYGCYWGNDEYEAKPIEYGWSMLYDMETLIEFINHNNNDKDNDASLVIQRLDDMYLLHGHEKIVDVGNEPSFATPYLYNFINQQYRSVELVRYIMNTYFKTGESGLPGNSDAGSMQSWVIFAMMGIYPIPATTTYLITSPFVSSLTINLENGAQFKVKANNLSEKNIYVQSLKINGKKWNKNWVDHNTLFGKNGGAIEFELGENPVVWETGERPPSPGHYKL, from the coding sequence ATGAATTTCATTCTCACAATTATCTTTCTCATATCGAATTATTTGCTAGTTGTTGAATCAGTTgcaatcaaaaatttgtaCTCCTATTTATCACTTCACAAAAAAGACAATGCTGGTGATAGTTCCAATGACGTCTTCAAAAACGTAGACTTGTTTTACGGTACAGATAAAAATGGTCACATGTTCCCCGGTATAACCCAACCTTTTGGAATGGCTAAAGTGGGAGTTGACGTTAATGATCCTGGTTTCGGTGATTCTTATTCTGGATATGCTCCTAATGGTGTAATCACGGGGATTTCTATGATGCACGAGAGTGGAACTGGAGGTGCTCCTCAATATGGTGTGGTTTGTCAACTACCTTATACCGATGAAACTTTGGCTGGTGATCaagaattatcattaaataGAACTAAGAAAGATAGTGCTACCATTGGACAATATTTTGTTAATACTCCAAACATTGACATCGAGTTCACATCTGGTGAAAGAAGTGGATTATTCAAGTATAATTTCCATTCTGGTGATAAAGCTAATGTATTGGTTAACGCATCACATCATTTATCAGCACCTAAACGACCACAATGGACACAACATTTTGTCAAAGGTTCCATTAAAACgaaaaacaacaatggaTATATTGGTCAAACTACCATTAAAGGTGGTTGGGGTGATCAATCTGATTGGACAATTTACTTCTGTGGTGAATTTAATGCTGATTTTACTCAAGTTACCAGTTTTGCTAATGGAGAAATTTCTTACAACTCCAACCAAGCCAATTCAAGCAAAGGTGATGATTCAATGGGGTTAAGtttccaattcaataaacaagatttgaaaaataatgaacTTATTAGTCGTGTTGGGATATCATTTATCTCCACTGATAAAGCTTGTGCAAATATTGAAgacaaaaattttgatttcgaTTCAATGGTTCAAcagaatcaacaacaatggaAAAATGAAGTTTTCcagaaatttgaaattcaacATGACAATCAAActgttgttgatcaattttaCACCAATTTGTATGGGATTCATTTGTTACCATCTAACCGAACTGGCGAAAATCCAAATTGGGATAATCAGGAcaatattgtttattatgaTGATTTCTTTACTATTTGGGATACATTCAGAACATTAAATCCattaatcaatataattaaCCCAACAAGAGGTGCTGAGATTGTGCAATCACTTGCTAACACTTACAAAAACGATGGATATGCTCCAGATGCCCGTTCAGCAAATCAGAATGGTCGTGTTCAAGGTGGTACCAATTCTGATATTGTCATTGCTGATGCTTATGTGAAGAACGTGGCAAACAATGTTGATTGGAAATTAGCTTATGCATCAATGGTTAAAAATGCTGAAGTTGCTCCACCATACTGGTATGACCTGTATTCACCAACTGATTCCTCCAAGCAAGGTCGTGGTGCCTTACCAGACTGGTTGAAATATGGATATATCACTCGAAACTATACACGTTCTGTTAGTAGAACTGTTGAATACGCATATGATGATTATGCAGTTTCAGTTTTGGCTAAAGATTTTGGTTCTTCAGATGATCACGATAAATACTTGAAGCGTTCGGCCAATTGGCAAAACATTTGGAATTTCGATGCCTCAACAaaccattatcattataCTGGATTTCTCCAACCAAAAAATGCTGACGGTTCATTTAATTATACCAGCTATGATCCTTTAAATTGTTATGGATGTTATTGGGGTAACGATGAATACGAAGCTAAACCAATTGAATATGGTTGGTCAATGCTTTATGATATGGAAacattgattgaatttattaatcataataataacgaCAAAGATAACGATGCATCATTGGTTATTCAACGATTAGATGATATGTATTTATTACATGGAcatgaaaaaattgttgatgtgGGGAATGAACCTAGTTTTGCTACTCCTTATTTGtataattttatcaatcaacaatatcgATCAGTGGAATTGGTCAGATATATCATGAACACATATTTCAAGACAGGAGAAAGTGGATTGCCAGGTAATTCTGATGCTGGATCAATGCAGTCATGGGTAATATTTGCCATGATGGGAATTTACCCTATTcctgctactactacttaCTTGATCACATCTCCATTTGTATCAAGTTTGACAAttaatttggaaaatgGTGCTCAATTCAAAGTAAAAgctaataatttatcagaaaagaatatttatGTTCAATCATTAAAGATTAATGGCAAAAAATGGAATAAAAATTGGGTTGATCATAATACGttatttggaaaaaatgGAGGCGccattgaatttgaattgggTGAGAATCCTGTGGTTTGGGAAACTGGTGAAAGACCACCTAGTCCTGGacattataaattataa